The genomic segment TGCTGAAGTCGATCTGGTCGTTTACGACAGTCCATTGAAACTGTCCGCCTACGCGCTGCTTGTTATGGCCATTCTCCCAGCTCCAGTTGCTCATGTTCGTCTCACGGGTCTCTGAGCGCTTCTGAGTGTTGCTGGACGAACTGGAAGCGTAGTAGCGGGCTGGCGGAGGTTGCATCGTGTTGGCGACAGGGCGGGGTGTGTAGTTTTCGTCGCTGAAAGAGGTTTGCTTGCGTTCTATCGTGCGCGCCGAGGCCTCTTCGAACCATTCGATTTCAGCCTGGGTTAATGGGCGTTGCCCTTTTGGTTCAGGTGCCGCTGATGGTTCTGGAGCGTCGTATTGCGCCAGTGAAGGCTCGCTAACTGGCTGGGCGGGTTCTGCCTGCTCTTGGTTGAACCAGGTCTTGCCTGTGACATTAGTGCCCGAATTGATCTGGTTTATATCCAGCGCAATGGGCTCTGCGATCAGAGCTGCCAATCCCAGCAAGATCGCCGATCCAATGCTCAGGATGGCGACGAGCCTCCATGGGCTGTCTTTTTTCCTGCTACGCAGATGTTCGGGTGCATCTTCCCATTCCGATCTCATGTCGCCTCCTTGCGCTTTACAGTGGACAAACGTACCTGCTCCCTTCATCGCTCGATAACAAGCTGTCTATTTATACAGTGATTATTGGTGCCGCTGCGGGTAAAATTGCTGCTTGCACGTGCCGATTGCTAGTCGTAATTCGCTCCAGTCGGTTTCGCCAGTTGGCTGAGCGCTGGTACGACAAGAGAAAAATCTGATACGAGACGTATTTGTTTGCGCTTCGCTGAGAGCTAAATGAAAGAATTAGACATCAAAAGATTGCTAGTGCAAAAGCTGGCGCAAGAAGGCAGCACAAATGCGTTGGCTTCCGAATTCCCTTTTGATTTCGGTCGACGTCGAGCCGACCTGATTAGCATCGCTGATGACAAGCTCTCTGGCTATGAAATAAAGTCCTATTTCGATAAGCTTACAAATCTCGCTGTTCAGCTGAAAAGTTACATCTCGGTTTTTGATTATGTTTATGTTGTTTGTGATGAGCGCCATTTAAGTAAGGTCCGAGAAATCGCGCCTTCCAAAGTCGGAATATACATCGCTCACGACCGATCCTTAGTGTTAAAGCGGAAAGCTAAGATAAATAATAGACTTAATAAGCTTGTGATGCTTGATGTAATGCCTTCGCCGTTTCTAAAACAGTGCTTCAAGTTAAGCGCTAAATCTAAATTTGAGCTCTGTCAAAAAATCAGTGCTGTAAGTAAAGAAAAAGAGATTAGACGTGTTCTTCTTCACTATATAAATTTAAGGTACGCTACTCAAACGAAGCTTTTTCATAATGATACGAGTGACCTCGTAACCTTAGACGACGTTTTCTCATTGTTCTCCGCGCCGCCTCGGAATTTAGAGTGAAAGTACACTTACGCGTCTGACGATATAGTTATTTATTCTCACTGAGATCCAAAATGAAGGGCTTATACCTGAAGGCTTGTTTTTGGAGGCGCTTAGTATCTCGTCGTCGCCCCAGGTGCCTTGTGTTTGATATAGCGGGTCTTTAACTACCTTCTTTGCACATTCAAAATAAGAGCCGCTGTTTCGTCTGTATCTGTAATAATAAAATCTATCATCAGTGCAGAAGTCTATCCGAGGTATGAAGGTTCCGCCGCGCATTTCTATTTGGTTGATATTCACTGCTGCATAATCACCAAACCGTAGCGCGGGGTGTTTCGCGGACAGCAGCTTATAGAGCTCATGTTCGCAAATGCTAAATGACCCGTGTTCATCTTCCCCTGTTTCGTCCTTCACGCTTTGAGGGAACGACCCTGCGATACAAACGAAGCTTTCTACGTAGTCTTTGATTCCTGGTTTTTTGAGGAGGGCTTTATATGCGTTGGAGTAATCGTCCGCGATTGCCTGTATCCCCACAGATTTTACGTTTGCTCTAATACAGCCATCATCTAATAACAGGTAGAGCTTGGCGTTTCCAAGGTTTACCCTGACAGATTCTACGATGAAGTTATAGTCGCTTTCGTCTAATCCGGTAGGCAGTCTCAATGCCATCCGCTCTACGCTGCGGGCCATTTCCTTAACGAAAAGTTTCGTCTGGTCTAGAGTTGGATCAAGGTCAAGATCGATGTGTATAGCAGGGCAGATTTTGAGGCCTGGATAAGAATTCAGTACTTCTCGCCAGCAATAATAGCCATTGTTCGGGGTAAGTATGCTCTCAATCTGAAGATTCTGTTGCTTAGGATCTGTTGTAACATCAAGTATGAATGGAGAGTTGCCCTGGATTTCACCAATTTGATCTATCCGTTTAGATATATCACCAAGCGGGTTATTTTTACTCAAGCGTGATCGGGTAATCTCGTAAATTGGAAGTACGTTTTTGAGCACCGAATTTGGTATGTTACCCATGCCTCGAAGCTCTGAGTCTTTAGTTTTAAGTACGGGGAAGTACCAAAAATTAGTCCAATCCATGCCCTTTCATCCCTAATGATTTGGCTCTCACCCGAACGGCAAGAGTAGACACTTTAAATTCCTGTGCCACGGCTTCAATACTACCGTTAAGCGATTTCACACGCTCTCTGAACTCGGTTTCTGGCATAAGAAGTTCGCTAGCAAATCTGTTGGCCTCCGCTTCCATTCGATTGCTGTTGGAGTTCCGGAAGAAGTTTTGATCAACAAAGTTTTCCTGCGTTTTTCTGTGCTTAAAATAATGCCCTAGCTCATGGGCTATGGTGAATCTCTGTCTATTAGGATGATGTAGTGAGTTGACCTTCATCAACCAACCTTGCTTGTCTGGATACGCACTTAGCGAACCGGAAACCTCATCATCCATAGGAACACATAGAAGTTCGATTCCAAGAGCTTTAGTCAGTGCATGTATATCTAAAGGAGAGATGCACAGCTGTAGCTCCTTGGCCTTTGCGCGTATTTGGTCGGCAGTAAGTTGTCCATCGCTTACCAGAGGCTGCTTCGCTGTGTCGATACTTTTTCGGCGTATAAATGCCATGAGTTGCCTACTCGGTTAGCCTGCTTGCTTCTGTTTTGACATCTTCTTCTGACCTGTCTAACAAGGAAACCTTCTCTTCGATTGTTTGCGCGTTGGTTTCTAGAATTTCCACTCGCGAATTCAAAAGGTCGATCATGTCGATCATGTCGCCGTATGTAGAGTTGATTTTCCCAATTTCTTTTTTAGCTTTCTTTTCAACTAGTTTAGTAAATATCGAGCTAGTGGTGTAATTGTTAATTTGAACTCTTGCCTCGTAAACCGCTTCAGTCCGGGATGAGCTTCGAATAATGAGAAATGCGATTGTGCCTCGTCAACCGCTGACATCATCCCGAACAGGCAAACCCTAAACGAAAAAGCCCTGCGATGGCAGGGCTTTTCTGATCTGGAGCGGGCGAAGGGAATCGAACCCTCGTCATGAGCTTGGGAAGCTCAGGTAATGCCATTATACGACGCCCGCTCAGGGGTGCCTTTGTACCAGAAGCTGTGGTGGAAAAGAAGCGGGGCGGGGCCGCATCGGGCGAATGGCTCAGATCTGCTCGATTTCTTCCTGCGTCAGGTGGCGGTACTGGCCGGGGGAGAGGGCAGGGTCGAGCAGCAGCGGGCCCATGCGTTCGCGGTGCAGGGCGGTGACCTTGTTGTTGAAGTGGCCGAACATCCGTTTGACCTGATGGTAGCGGCCTTCGTGTAGGGTCAGGCGTGCCTTTCGCGCATCGAGCAGTTCGAGCTCGGCGGGGAGGGTGGTGAGGTTCTCGAAGCGAAAGTAGAGGCCTTGGGCGAAGCGGTCGACGCAGCTAGGGTCGATGAGGTCTTCAGTTTCCACGAGATAGGTTTTGCCCAGCAGGCTTTCCGGTTGGGTCAGGCGGCGGGACCAGAGGCCGTCGTTGGTGATGATCATCAGCCCGGTGGTGTTGAAGTCCAGTCGCCCGGCGATGTGCAATTCGTCCTTGTCCGGCTCGTTCAGCAGATCCAGCACTGTGGGGTGTTGCGGGTCGGCGGTGGCGCTGACGCAGCCGGCCGGTTTGTTGAGCATAAAGAAGCGCGCGGGCTTGCCTGCCTGCAGTACGTCGCCGTCCAACTCGATACGGTCGAAGACGCGGACCTCATGTGTGCCGTCGCAAACTGTCTCTCCATTCACCGCAGCACGACCGGACGCCAGCAGCAGGCGCGCTTGGCGATGGCTGCAATGGGGCAACTTGGCAAGGAAGCGGTCGAGGCGCATCAGAGTTTTGCAGGCAGCTCGCCGCGAGCGCAGCGCGGGCAAATGCAGGCTTTGTTTAGCGCGTCGTCCGGAACCCGTTCACGAGCTTCGGGAGCAATTTCGGCGCTGAAGCACCAGCAGGGCTGCGTTGCGGTAGCCGGGTTGCTGAGACCGCATTGATTAGGTTCGCCGCAGACCGGGCATGTACTGGGATTAAGCGTGTGAGTCATAACCGCCTCCAGGCAGTGGCTGCGCATTTGTGGAGCGGTCATTGGGAAACGAAGCGGGAGACCGGCGTTGCACACGGCTCCCGCACTGCCACAGCCTTACTTGACGCGCTGACCTGGCTTGGCACCGCTGTCCGGGCTGAGCAGGTAGATCTCTTCACCGCCAGGGCCGGCGGCCAGCACCATACCTTCGGAGACGCCGAACTTCATCTTGCGCGCGGCGAGGTTCGCGACGTAGAGGGTCAGGCGGCCTTCCAGCTTGCTCGGGTCCGGGTAGGCGCTTTTGATGCCGGAGAACACGTTGCGCTTGGCATCGCCGATGTCGAGGGTCAGGCGCAGCAGCTTGTCGGCGCCTTCGACGAACTCGCACTTCTCGATCAGCGCGATGCGCAGGTCGACTGCCGCAAAGGCGTCGAAGGCGATTTCCGCGGCGATGGGCTCTTTAGTCAGCTCTCCATTGCCGCTCGGCTGGGCGGTAGCTTCGGTGGAGGCGAGGTCTTCTTTGGATGATTCGATCATGGCTTCGATTTTCGCGGGCTCGATACGGGTCAGCAGTGGTGTGAAGGCGTTCAGCTGATGGTTGCTTAGAAGCTCGGCGTGGTCGTTCCAGGTCAGCGGCTCGACATTGAGGAAGCGCTCAGCGTCCGCTGCCAGATTCGGCAGTACCGGCTTGAGGAAGATCACCAGCTGGCGGAACAGATTGATACCCGTGGCGCAGATCGCCTGGACTTCGGCCTGCTTGCCTTCCTGCTTGTTCAACACCCAGGGCGCCTTGTCAGCGATCCAGGCGTTGGCGCGATCAGCCAGCCCCATGATTTCGCGCATCGCGCGGGCGAAATCTCGGTTTTCGTAAGCCTCGGCAATCGACGGGGCCGCTGCAAGGAAGGCATCGGTCAGCTCGGGAGCGGCGTTATCCGCTACCAGCAGTCCCGCGTTGCCCTTGTGAATGAAGCCGGCGCAGCGGCTGGCGATGTTGACGACTTTGCCGACGAGGTCGGAGTTGACCTTCTGTACGAAGTCTTCGAGGTTCAGGTCGAGATCGTCGACGCCGCGGCCGAGCTTGGCGGCGTAGTAGTAGCGCAGATATTCGGGGTTCAGGTGTTCGAGGTAGGTGCGCGCCTTGATAAAGGTGCCCCGGGACTTGGACATTTTCTGACCGTTCACTGTCAGGTAGCCGTGCACCGCAACGGCGGTTGGCTTGCGCAGGCCCGCGCCTTCGAGCATGGCCGGCCAGAACAGGGTGTGGAAGTTGATGATGTCTTTACCGATGAAGTGGTACAGCTCGGTGGTCGAATCCTTCTTCCAAAAGGCATCGAAGTCCAGTTCCGGGCGACGTGCGCAGAGGTTCTTGAAGCTGGCCATGTAGCCGATCGGCGCATCCAGCCAGACGTAGAAGTACTTGCCGGGCTCGCCCGGAATTTCGAAGCCGAAGTAGGGCGCGTCGCGGGAAATGTCCCATTCGTGCAGGCCCGCATCGAGCCACTCGGCGATCTTGTTCGCCACCGAGTCCTGCAGGCTGCCGCTGCGGGTCCATTCTTTCAGCATCGCCTCGAAGTCGGGCAGCTTGAAGAAGAAGTGCTTGGAGTCGCGCAGCACGGGCGTTGCGCCGGAAATGGCCGAGCGCGGATCTTTCAGTTCGGTGGGTTCGTAGGTCGCGCCGCACTTTTCGCAATTGTCGCCGTACTGGTCCTCTGCACCACACTTCGGGCAAGTGCCCTTGATGAAGCGGTCCGCGAGGAACATGCCTTTCTCGGGATCGAAATACTGGGTCACGGAGCGCGTGGCGATATGTCCGGCGTCGCGTAGACGGCTGTAAATCATTTCCGACAGTTCGCGGTTTTCTTCGGAGTGGGTCGAATAGAAATTGTCGAAATTCACCAGGAAGTCGGCGAAGTCGGCGCTGTGTTCGGCTTGGACGTTAGCGATCAGCTGCTCGGCGGTGATGCCTTCCTTTTCGGCGCGCAGCATGATGGCCGAGCCGTGCGCATCGTCGGCGCAGACATAGATGCACTGGTTGCCGCGCAATTTCTGAAAGCGCACCCACATGTCCGTTTGGATGTACTCGAGCATGTGGCCAAGGTGGATCGAACCGTTGGCGTAGGGCAGGGCACTGGTAACGAGGATCTGGCGAGCTTCGGACATTGGGAAATCTGCAGTCGGGATTGCGAAGTGAGTCGGTAACTATAAGGGAAGCAGCTACAAGCTTGAAGCCGTAAGCGGGAGCAAAAGCAAATGGAGTCGGTCTGGCCTGATGGAACCAGGCATTGATACGAGCACCGCACGCTGGCGATGAATAGAGCGGCACAGCAGGGTTATATGCTTCTTTTCCAGTTGTGACCCAACTCGGTCTGCGTTGTCTGAAGCGTGTCTACTGATACCATCACGTTTGTTTCACTCGGTTCTTCTGGGAGTAATCATGACCGTCACACGCGAAGCTGTGGAAGCCGTACTGCGTCAGTACACCGACCCTAACCTGAACCAGGACCCGGTCACTGCCGGTTGCGTGCGTTCCATCGATGTTCAGGGCGATCACGTTAGCGTGCAGATTGAACTGGGCTACGCCGCCGGGCTGTTTCGCAGCGGATGGGCGCAGATGCTGGCCATGGCCATCGAGCAGCTCGAAGGCGTGGCGCGCGCCATTGTACAGGTCGACTGTGTGATCAAGTCGCACAAGGCCCAGGACCAGCTCGAGTCGCTGGGCAATGTGAAGAACATCATTGCGGTGGCTTCCGGCAAGGGCGGCGTGGGTAAGTCCACCACGGCGGCAAACCTGGCGCTGGCGCTGGCCCGCGAAGGCGCACGCGTGGGTGTGCTGGATGCGGATATCTACGGACCAAGTCAGGGCATCATGTTCGGTATCCCTGAAGGCACGCGACCAGAAATTCGCGACAACAAAGCCTTTATCCCGCTGGAAGCGCACGGCGTGCAGATCATGTCCATGGCGTTTCTCTCCGACGACAAGACGCCTATGGTCTGGCGCGGGCCGATGGTATCCGGTGCCCTACTGCAATTGATTACCCAGACGGCGTGGAATGATCTGGACTATCTCGTCGTGGACATGCCGCCGGGCACCGGCGATATCCAGTTGACGCTGGCGCAGAAGGTGCCGGTGGTTGGCGCGGTTATCGTCACGACGCCACAGGATCTCGCGCTGTTGGACGCCAAGAAGGGCGTCGAGATGTTCCGCAAGGTGAACATTCCGGTGCTTGGGGTGGTAGAGAATATGGCGATCCATATCTGCTCCAACTGTGGTCATGCCGAGCATCTGTTCGGTGAGGGTGGTGGTGAGAAGCTGGCGGCGCAGTACAACGTAGAGTTGCTGGCTTCCTTGCCGCTGTCGATGGCGATCCGTACGCAGGCCGATGCCGGCAAGCCAACAGCTATTGCCGACCCGGAAAGCCAGATCGCCATGATCTACCAGCAGATGGCGCGTAGCGTGGGCGCGCGGATTTCTCAGAGCGGCCAGATCATTGCGCAGTCGATGCCAAACATTGTGGTGACCGACGATTGATTTGGGGCGTGGCGGCGCTTGCGTCGCCAGTTGGCGGGTTGGTGTTCTGGGCGAACTCGTTCGCTCCTACAAGCCAACCCAGCGGCGCGTATTGTCGGTCAGTAAATAGCAGGCATAAAAAAAGCCCCGCCGAGGCGGAGCTTTTTTCAGCAGCGAAGCTTCAGGTTAGATAACCTGAACTTCCTCAGCTTGCATGCCCTTCTGGCCGCGAGTAGCGACGAAGGAAACTTGCTGGCCTTCTTTCAGGCTCTTGAAACCGTCGCCTTGGATGGCGCGGAAGTGTACGAAGAGGTCGTCACCGGATTGCGGAGTGATGAAGCCGAAGCCTTTTTCATCATTGAACCACTTAACGGTACCGGTTTGGCGATTGGACATTTGAATGTCTCCTTGAACGATGTAGAGATGATGTGAACGGGCAAATACCCCGAACGGTGACTGTGTGCAAGGAGTTAAAGGAGTCGTATCAATGATCGGATCGAAATCTAAACATGTAGCGATTCACGGTGACACATGCAGCAGCAGCCAACGAAAGATACCGCATTTCTGTCGCAAAGCGAGCATTATTTTCAGTTTCCGGCCAAAGCGTCAGAGATGCGGCGCAAGGTCCCGGGTCGAGGCCTTTGAACCGACTCCGTCGCCTCGGTAAGATGCACGCCTTTATTCAATGCCCACCAGCCAAATCAGGACGCCCGCCATGAGCATCAAATCGGACAAGTGGATTCGCCGGATGGCCCAGGAGCACGGCATGATCGAGCCCTACGTCGAGCGCCAGGTGCGCACTGAGGGTAGCGAGCGCCTGATCTCCTACGGCGTGTCCAGCTATGGCTACGACGTGCGCTGCGCGGACGAATTCAAGATTTTCACCAACATCAATTCGGCGATTGTCGACCCGAAGAATTTTGACGAGAAGAGTTTCGTCGACATCAAGAGCGACGTCTGCATCATCCCGCCGAACTCGTTTGCCCTGGCGCGTACCGTCGAATACTTCCGCATTCCGCGCAACGTGCTGACCATATGCCTGGGTAAAAGCACCTACGCCCGTTGCGGCATCATCGTCAACGTGACGCCGCTGGAGCCGGAGTGGGAAGGCCATGTCACCCTGGAGTTCTCCAACACCACCACGCTGCCGGCAAAGATCTATGCCAACGAGGGCGTGGCGCAAATGCTGTTTCTGGAGTCGGATGAAGAATGCGAGACGTCTTACCGTGATCGCGGTGGCAAGTACCAGGGCCAGCGGGGCGTGACACTGCCTAAGGCGTAACCCTTCAGGGTTGTCCGACCGAACCATCGACGCGGATAGTGGCTGACGCTGCTGCCCGCATTGTCGTTTCAGGGGTCGGCTCGCTGTTCCGTTTAGCAACGGCGCAGCCTATCGCGGCGGCTGTCAGTGAGCTGTTTGCCGCTGAGTTTGCAGCGTACAAGGCTGCTCAAGGTGGCAGAAATCCAGCTGCGCCGCTGTGGGGTCTGGTTGACCCAAGGAAGACGCGTTTCCGTACTGCAGAAACGAAAATGCCCGCATCACTGGGATACGGGCATTTCGGTTGCGAGCGTCACGGGGCGGGCGAGCCGTCCCGTGTAGCAAGCCAGGCGACTCAGCCAGCGAAGTTCTTCGCGACGAAGTCCCAGTTAACGACGTTCCAGAACGCTTCGACAAACTTCGGCCGCGCATTGCGGTAGTCGATGTAATAGGCGTGTTCCCAGACGTCGCAGGTCAGCAGCGGCTTGTCGCCAGCGGTCATCGGGTTGCCGGCGCCAATGGTGCTCGCCAGACCGACGCTGCCGTCGGCCTTCTTCACCAGCCAGGCCCAACCGGAACCGAAGGTGCCGATGGCGGTTTTGGTGAACTCTTCCTTGAACTTGTCGAAAGAGCCGAAGGAGGCGTTGATGGCATCAGCCAGGGCGCCGGTCGGCTGGCCACCGGCGTTCGGCGCCATGCAGTTCCAGAAGAAGGTGTGGTTCCAGACCTGGGCGGCATTGTTGAAGATGCCACCAGACGAGGTCTTGATGATGGTTTCCAGATCCTTGCCTTCGAACTCGGTGC from the Stutzerimonas stutzeri genome contains:
- a CDS encoding beta family protein codes for the protein MDWTNFWYFPVLKTKDSELRGMGNIPNSVLKNVLPIYEITRSRLSKNNPLGDISKRIDQIGEIQGNSPFILDVTTDPKQQNLQIESILTPNNGYYCWREVLNSYPGLKICPAIHIDLDLDPTLDQTKLFVKEMARSVERMALRLPTGLDESDYNFIVESVRVNLGNAKLYLLLDDGCIRANVKSVGIQAIADDYSNAYKALLKKPGIKDYVESFVCIAGSFPQSVKDETGEDEHGSFSICEHELYKLLSAKHPALRFGDYAAVNINQIEMRGGTFIPRIDFCTDDRFYYYRYRRNSGSYFECAKKVVKDPLYQTQGTWGDDEILSASKNKPSGISPSFWISVRINNYIVRRVSVLSL
- a CDS encoding superoxide dismutase — encoded protein: MAFELPPLPFEKTALEPHISAETFEYHHGKHHQAYVTNLNNLIPGTEFEGKDLETIIKTSSGGIFNNAAQVWNHTFFWNCMAPNAGGQPTGALADAINASFGSFDKFKEEFTKTAIGTFGSGWAWLVKKADGSVGLASTIGAGNPMTAGDKPLLTCDVWEHAYYIDYRNARPKFVEAFWNVVNWDFVAKNFAG
- the metG gene encoding methionine--tRNA ligase; the encoded protein is MSEARQILVTSALPYANGSIHLGHMLEYIQTDMWVRFQKLRGNQCIYVCADDAHGSAIMLRAEKEGITAEQLIANVQAEHSADFADFLVNFDNFYSTHSEENRELSEMIYSRLRDAGHIATRSVTQYFDPEKGMFLADRFIKGTCPKCGAEDQYGDNCEKCGATYEPTELKDPRSAISGATPVLRDSKHFFFKLPDFEAMLKEWTRSGSLQDSVANKIAEWLDAGLHEWDISRDAPYFGFEIPGEPGKYFYVWLDAPIGYMASFKNLCARRPELDFDAFWKKDSTTELYHFIGKDIINFHTLFWPAMLEGAGLRKPTAVAVHGYLTVNGQKMSKSRGTFIKARTYLEHLNPEYLRYYYAAKLGRGVDDLDLNLEDFVQKVNSDLVGKVVNIASRCAGFIHKGNAGLLVADNAAPELTDAFLAAAPSIAEAYENRDFARAMREIMGLADRANAWIADKAPWVLNKQEGKQAEVQAICATGINLFRQLVIFLKPVLPNLAADAERFLNVEPLTWNDHAELLSNHQLNAFTPLLTRIEPAKIEAMIESSKEDLASTEATAQPSGNGELTKEPIAAEIAFDAFAAVDLRIALIEKCEFVEGADKLLRLTLDIGDAKRNVFSGIKSAYPDPSKLEGRLTLYVANLAARKMKFGVSEGMVLAAGPGGEEIYLLSPDSGAKPGQRVK
- the dcd gene encoding dCTP deaminase → MSIKSDKWIRRMAQEHGMIEPYVERQVRTEGSERLISYGVSSYGYDVRCADEFKIFTNINSAIVDPKNFDEKSFVDIKSDVCIIPPNSFALARTVEYFRIPRNVLTICLGKSTYARCGIIVNVTPLEPEWEGHVTLEFSNTTTLPAKIYANEGVAQMLFLESDEECETSYRDRGGKYQGQRGVTLPKA
- a CDS encoding cysteine-rich CWC family protein; the protein is MTAPQMRSHCLEAVMTHTLNPSTCPVCGEPNQCGLSNPATATQPCWCFSAEIAPEARERVPDDALNKACICPRCARGELPAKL
- the apbC gene encoding iron-sulfur cluster carrier protein ApbC, with translation MTVTREAVEAVLRQYTDPNLNQDPVTAGCVRSIDVQGDHVSVQIELGYAAGLFRSGWAQMLAMAIEQLEGVARAIVQVDCVIKSHKAQDQLESLGNVKNIIAVASGKGGVGKSTTAANLALALAREGARVGVLDADIYGPSQGIMFGIPEGTRPEIRDNKAFIPLEAHGVQIMSMAFLSDDKTPMVWRGPMVSGALLQLITQTAWNDLDYLVVDMPPGTGDIQLTLAQKVPVVGAVIVTTPQDLALLDAKKGVEMFRKVNIPVLGVVENMAIHICSNCGHAEHLFGEGGGEKLAAQYNVELLASLPLSMAIRTQADAGKPTAIADPESQIAMIYQQMARSVGARISQSGQIIAQSMPNIVVTDD
- a CDS encoding pseudouridine synthase, translating into MRLDRFLAKLPHCSHRQARLLLASGRAAVNGETVCDGTHEVRVFDRIELDGDVLQAGKPARFFMLNKPAGCVSATADPQHPTVLDLLNEPDKDELHIAGRLDFNTTGLMIITNDGLWSRRLTQPESLLGKTYLVETEDLIDPSCVDRFAQGLYFRFENLTTLPAELELLDARKARLTLHEGRYHQVKRMFGHFNNKVTALHRERMGPLLLDPALSPGQYRHLTQEEIEQI
- a CDS encoding cold-shock protein, whose amino-acid sequence is MSNRQTGTVKWFNDEKGFGFITPQSGDDLFVHFRAIQGDGFKSLKEGQQVSFVATRGQKGMQAEEVQVI
- a CDS encoding ImmA/IrrE family metallo-endopeptidase, which codes for MAFIRRKSIDTAKQPLVSDGQLTADQIRAKAKELQLCISPLDIHALTKALGIELLCVPMDDEVSGSLSAYPDKQGWLMKVNSLHHPNRQRFTIAHELGHYFKHRKTQENFVDQNFFRNSNSNRMEAEANRFASELLMPETEFRERVKSLNGSIEAVAQEFKVSTLAVRVRAKSLGMKGHGLD
- a CDS encoding sce7726 family protein; translated protein: MKELDIKRLLVQKLAQEGSTNALASEFPFDFGRRRADLISIADDKLSGYEIKSYFDKLTNLAVQLKSYISVFDYVYVVCDERHLSKVREIAPSKVGIYIAHDRSLVLKRKAKINNRLNKLVMLDVMPSPFLKQCFKLSAKSKFELCQKISAVSKEKEIRRVLLHYINLRYATQTKLFHNDTSDLVTLDDVFSLFSAPPRNLE